One Cohnella candidum genomic region harbors:
- the rsgA gene encoding ribosome small subunit-dependent GTPase A, translating to MNVENQNYLQNYGWNGHWESLWQQKEFAANANLRPARVTAQFSHAYRVVTETGERLAEVTGKFEFRASAKSEFPAVGDWVAAELSGEDRAALHAVLPRRSAMTRRAAGSRDEEQVIGTNIDYLFIVNALNEDFNLRRIERYLVMAWESGAQPVVLLTKADLCADPEEKEAQVEAIAPGVPVHAVSAAENEGKEKLLPYLQPGRTVAVTGMSGVGKSTLLNWLADEAVQRVQGIREDDARGRHTTTHRELFLLPSGALLMDTPGMRELQLWDAQDGWQEAFSDIAELALRCRFRDCTHRSEAGCAVREALETGELDAKRYANYGKTERELARLARKESSAAGRRQRSADGKSGQTRKKERVAGKRAIYDEDVD from the coding sequence ATGAACGTTGAAAATCAAAATTACCTTCAGAATTACGGCTGGAACGGCCATTGGGAGTCGCTGTGGCAACAGAAAGAATTCGCGGCGAACGCGAACCTGCGTCCCGCCCGCGTGACCGCCCAGTTCTCCCACGCCTACCGCGTCGTCACCGAAACCGGTGAGCGGCTGGCTGAGGTCACGGGCAAATTCGAGTTCCGCGCCTCCGCCAAAAGCGAGTTTCCCGCCGTCGGGGACTGGGTGGCCGCGGAGCTGTCCGGCGAAGACCGTGCCGCCCTGCATGCCGTGCTGCCGCGCCGCTCCGCCATGACCCGCCGGGCGGCGGGCAGCCGTGACGAAGAGCAGGTGATCGGGACGAACATCGACTACCTGTTCATCGTCAACGCGCTGAACGAGGACTTCAACCTGCGCAGGATCGAACGTTACTTGGTCATGGCTTGGGAGAGCGGAGCCCAGCCCGTGGTGCTGCTTACGAAAGCCGACCTGTGCGCGGATCCGGAAGAGAAAGAAGCGCAGGTCGAAGCGATCGCGCCCGGCGTGCCGGTCCATGCGGTCAGCGCGGCGGAGAACGAAGGCAAGGAGAAGCTGCTTCCGTACCTGCAGCCGGGCCGAACGGTCGCGGTGACCGGGATGTCAGGGGTCGGCAAATCCACCTTGCTCAATTGGCTGGCGGATGAAGCGGTTCAGCGGGTGCAGGGCATCCGCGAAGATGACGCGAGAGGCCGCCACACGACGACGCACCGCGAGCTGTTTCTGCTGCCTTCCGGCGCCCTGCTGATGGATACGCCGGGCATGCGCGAGCTCCAGCTCTGGGACGCGCAGGACGGCTGGCAGGAAGCGTTCTCCGACATCGCCGAGTTGGCGCTCCGCTGCCGCTTCCGCGATTGCACGCATCGCTCGGAAGCCGGCTGCGCCGTACGGGAAGCGCTGGAAACGGGCGAGCTGGACGCCAAGCGTTACGCCAACTACGGTAAAACCGAGCGGGAACTTGCGAGGCTGGCGCGCAAGGAGTCTTCCGCGGCGGGAAGGCGGCAGCGCTCCGCGGACGGCAAGTCCGGTCAAACCCGCAAAAAAGAACGCGTCGCGGGCAAGCGCGCGATTTATGACGAAGATGTGGATTAA
- a CDS encoding guanylate kinase — MHERSGQDRIIVFTGPDGSGRKSVAEAVGQTFGMEKVLSYVTRKPRQGEVNGQDYHFVTKDVYREMEGEFLESVEIDGEFYGIRRSDVEAGLRDNGCVYLILNREGAERIKELYGNLAIRLFLYADRRTLEDRHRDLGLSADVIANRMRRYDEELAYRSSCEHTYGNYDLADTVSRITETLEGYFQRGLVDKD, encoded by the coding sequence ATGCACGAGCGGAGCGGGCAGGATCGGATTATCGTCTTTACGGGTCCCGACGGTTCCGGACGCAAGTCGGTTGCGGAAGCGGTCGGGCAGACTTTCGGCATGGAAAAGGTGCTTTCCTACGTCACCCGGAAGCCGCGCCAAGGGGAAGTGAACGGACAGGACTACCATTTCGTCACGAAGGACGTCTACCGGGAGATGGAAGGAGAGTTTCTGGAAAGCGTCGAGATCGACGGGGAATTTTACGGCATCCGCCGGTCGGACGTGGAAGCGGGCCTTCGCGACAACGGATGCGTTTACCTGATCCTGAACCGGGAAGGCGCCGAACGGATCAAGGAGCTTTACGGAAACCTCGCCATCCGGCTTTTCCTGTACGCCGACCGGCGGACGCTGGAGGACCGGCACCGGGACCTGGGATTGTCCGCGGACGTCATCGCGAATCGCATGCGGAGATACGACGAAGAATTGGCTTACCGCTCATCCTGTGAGCATACTTACGGCAATTACGATTTGGCGGATACCGTTTCGCGGATCACCGAAACGCTGGAAGGCTATTTTCAACGCGGGCTCGTCGACAAGGATTGA